A region of Thermobifida halotolerans DNA encodes the following proteins:
- the recR gene encoding recombination mediator RecR, with product MYEGAVQNLIDELGRLPGVGPKSAQRIAFHLLSAETADVKRLVNALVAVKERVRFCSVCGNVAEETQCRICRDPRRDDAVVCVVEESKDVVAIERTREFRGRYHVLGGAISPIEGVGPDDLRVKELMARLSDGRVTEVILATDPNLEGEATATYLARLLKPMGLKVTRLASGLPVGGDLEYADEVTLGRAFEGRRSLDF from the coding sequence ATGTACGAAGGCGCGGTTCAGAATCTGATCGACGAGTTGGGGCGGCTGCCCGGCGTCGGTCCGAAGAGCGCGCAACGCATCGCCTTCCACCTGCTCTCGGCCGAGACCGCCGATGTCAAGCGCCTGGTCAACGCGCTTGTCGCGGTCAAGGAACGGGTCCGGTTCTGTTCGGTGTGCGGCAACGTCGCCGAGGAGACCCAGTGCCGGATCTGCCGTGACCCGCGCCGCGACGACGCGGTCGTCTGCGTCGTCGAGGAGTCCAAGGACGTCGTGGCCATCGAGCGGACACGGGAGTTCCGTGGCCGCTACCACGTGCTCGGCGGTGCGATCAGTCCCATCGAGGGCGTCGGCCCCGACGACCTGCGCGTCAAGGAGCTGATGGCGCGCCTCTCGGACGGTCGGGTCACCGAGGTGATCCTGGCCACCGACCCGAACCTGGAAGGAGAGGCGACCGCCACCTACCTGGCGCGCCTGCTCAAACCCATGGGGCTGAAGGTCACCCGGCTCGCCAGTGGCCTGCCTGTGGGCGGCGACCTCGAATACGCGGACGAGGTCACCCTGGGCCGGGCCTTCGAGGGCCGACGTTCCCTCGACTTCTGA
- a CDS encoding YbaB/EbfC family nucleoid-associated protein has translation MDMQAILQQAQQMQQQLMAAQQELDEAKLQGTSGGGLVTVTMNGRGQVEDITIDPGAVDPGDASDTAQTIADLVLAAIRDAERMVEELQQQKMGPLAQGMGGGIPGLPGF, from the coding sequence ATGGACATGCAGGCGATCCTGCAGCAGGCGCAGCAGATGCAGCAGCAGCTCATGGCGGCCCAGCAGGAACTGGACGAGGCCAAGCTGCAGGGCACCTCCGGTGGCGGCCTGGTCACCGTCACCATGAACGGACGTGGGCAGGTCGAGGACATCACGATCGATCCCGGGGCGGTCGACCCCGGCGACGCGTCCGACACCGCGCAGACCATCGCCGATCTGGTGCTCGCGGCCATCCGGGACGCCGAGCGCATGGTCGAGGAGCTCCAGCAGCAGAAGATGGGGCCGCTCGCGCAGGGGATGGGCGGCGGCATTCCGGGGCTTCCCGGCTTCTGA
- a CDS encoding glycoside hydrolase family 15 protein, translating into MTAAEFPPIGEYALLSDCRTAALVAPDGAVEWLCVPRFDGPSVFARLLDRQRGGAWEMTVVGATAVERSYVEETLVLRTHWQTPEGVAVGYDFLATLPHDPEGVVSAGVLVRLVHCERGAVRVRSRVVARPDYGARDARWNPRDGALVEDGSGILLSGFGTTMPGVGGAVTTETTLRAGESLAVGLDYTGDTLRRITAETAHHLLDQSVRTWQTWSSDADYHGVAADRVRHSAVVLRGLMFEDTGGLIAAPTTSLPERVGGQRNWDYRYVWHRDAALVVLALLRMGHKEEAGQYLRFLLGYCVEKERRVPPMVGIGQTPVPDEKVLDHLSGYRNSRPVRIHNNAYDQHQLDVYGHILDAALAYQQVTGGLAEADLGELRKVVELACTTWTQPDAGVWEVRDGHRHWTNSKLYAWVCFDRAVRLFQKTGAVSDELLDTWRVERDAVRVDLLNKGCHPGLGRFVQSYGSANVDGSLLRIPLVGFLEGDDPRVLATIDRIDAELGDAGFLVHRYDTASTRDGIDDAPEGAFLLCSFEMVSALVLAGRTEEARRRFEALCSHAGPLGLFAEEMSADGTMLGNYPQAFTHLALIEAAMNLDEAGHEDALHAWARRHHTRSHR; encoded by the coding sequence ATGACCGCGGCCGAGTTCCCGCCGATCGGCGAGTACGCCCTGCTGTCCGACTGCCGCACGGCCGCACTGGTCGCCCCGGACGGCGCGGTGGAGTGGCTGTGCGTGCCGCGGTTCGACGGCCCCAGCGTCTTCGCGCGGCTGCTGGACCGGCAACGCGGCGGTGCCTGGGAGATGACCGTGGTCGGCGCCACCGCGGTCGAACGGAGCTACGTCGAGGAGACGTTGGTGCTCCGCACCCACTGGCAGACCCCCGAAGGCGTCGCGGTGGGCTACGACTTCCTGGCGACGCTGCCCCACGATCCCGAGGGCGTCGTGTCCGCGGGTGTCCTGGTCCGGCTGGTCCACTGCGAACGGGGAGCGGTGCGCGTCCGCTCCCGGGTCGTCGCACGCCCCGACTACGGTGCCCGTGACGCACGCTGGAACCCGCGCGACGGCGCACTGGTCGAGGACGGCAGCGGCATCCTGCTGTCCGGATTCGGCACGACCATGCCCGGGGTGGGCGGGGCCGTCACGACGGAGACGACGCTGCGCGCCGGGGAGTCGCTGGCCGTCGGTCTGGACTACACGGGAGACACCCTGCGCCGGATCACCGCCGAGACCGCGCACCACCTGCTCGACCAGTCCGTGCGGACCTGGCAGACCTGGTCCTCCGACGCCGACTACCACGGGGTGGCGGCCGACCGGGTGCGGCACAGCGCCGTCGTCCTGCGCGGACTGATGTTCGAGGATACGGGAGGGCTCATCGCGGCGCCCACGACCTCGCTGCCGGAGCGGGTGGGAGGCCAGCGCAACTGGGACTACCGCTACGTGTGGCACCGCGACGCGGCCCTGGTGGTGCTCGCGCTGCTGCGCATGGGACACAAGGAGGAGGCAGGGCAGTACCTGCGGTTCCTGCTCGGTTACTGCGTCGAGAAGGAGCGCCGCGTCCCTCCGATGGTCGGAATCGGTCAGACTCCGGTGCCCGACGAGAAGGTGCTGGACCACCTCAGCGGCTATCGGAACTCCCGGCCGGTGCGTATCCACAACAACGCCTACGACCAGCACCAACTCGACGTCTACGGGCACATCCTCGACGCGGCGCTGGCCTACCAGCAGGTCACCGGAGGTCTGGCCGAGGCCGATCTCGGCGAGTTGCGCAAGGTGGTGGAGTTGGCGTGCACAACGTGGACCCAACCCGACGCCGGGGTGTGGGAGGTCCGCGACGGCCACCGGCACTGGACCAACTCCAAGCTGTACGCGTGGGTGTGCTTCGACCGCGCCGTCCGGCTCTTCCAGAAGACCGGTGCGGTCTCCGACGAGCTGCTCGACACGTGGCGCGTGGAGCGCGACGCGGTCCGCGTCGATCTGCTGAACAAGGGCTGCCATCCCGGTCTCGGCAGGTTCGTGCAGTCCTACGGCTCGGCCAACGTCGACGGGTCGCTGCTGCGTATCCCGCTGGTGGGTTTCCTCGAAGGGGATGATCCCCGGGTGCTGGCCACCATCGACCGGATCGACGCCGAACTGGGCGATGCCGGTTTCCTGGTGCACCGCTACGACACCGCGTCGACGCGCGACGGCATCGACGACGCCCCCGAGGGCGCGTTCCTGCTGTGTTCCTTCGAGATGGTCTCAGCACTGGTGCTGGCGGGCCGGACGGAGGAGGCCCGGAGGCGTTTCGAGGCCCTGTGCTCCCACGCCGGTCCCCTGGGCCTGTTCGCCGAGGAGATGAGCGCTGACGGAACCATGCTCGGCAACTATCCGCAGGCGTTCACCCACCTGGCGCTGATCGAGGCGGCGATGAACCTGGACGAGGCGGGCCATGAGGACGCCCTCCACGCCTGGGCCCGTCGCCACCACACCCGATCACACCGTTGA
- the dnaE gene encoding DNA polymerase III subunit alpha produces MTNDPFVHLHVHTEYSMLDGAAKLRPLFAEAARLGMPAVAMTDHGNMFGSYEFWQTSQDSGVKPIIGIEAYVAPESRFHKQRVYWGRGKSGDDATEGGKDVSGGGRYLHMTMWARNAKGLRNLFRLSSLASIEGYYTKPRMDLDLMAQHSEGIMVTTGCPSGGVQTRLRLGQEREAVEYAGQLQDIFGRDSVFLELMDHGIDIEHEVRSGLLSVGKKLGLRPLVTNDSHYVTEDQASAHDALLAVGVGKNLDDPTRFRFNGTGYYLKSADEMRALNHFDEWAEGCRNTLWIAEQVEDGAYDEVFQHRDLMPRFPVPEGETQSSWLRKEIERCLYDRYPNGPSREVRERIEYELSVIEEMGFPAYFLVVADICQYARRSGIALGPGRGSATGSMVAYILGITDLDPLEHSLLFERFLNPERVSMPDIDLDFDERKRGDMIRYVTERYGEANTAQILTFGTIKAKAAIKDANRILGYPYALGDKITKAFPPAVMGKEIPLSAVFDEEHPRYHEAVELRQLIESDAEVRKVYETASGLEGLTRGTGVHAAGVILSSEPLLDVIPLHKRDTDGAIITGFPYPQCEEMGLLKMDFLGLRNLTVIDDAIQNVKANEGTEINLSTLPLDNKKTYELLSRGDTLGVFQLDGGPMRALLKRMEPKKFGDIAAVLALYRPGPMAANAHNDYADRSNGRQEVTPIHPELKDALDPILSESFHLLVYQEQVMAIAQQLAGYTLGGADLMRRAMGKKKKEALEKEYVKFSEGMLARGFSKEAMQALWDVMLPFSGYAFNKSHTAGYGLVSYWTAYLKANHPASYMAALLTSVGDDKDKMAVYLAECRKMGIRVLPPDVNESGLRFTPVGSDIRFGMGAVRNVGANVVASIVKTREEKGKFTSFVDFLSKIELTVCNKRVIESLIKAGAFDSLGHSRLDLYRHHEAAVDAMIGSKKQEANGQFDLFGGGDDEEEENAPIGFNINWTGEEWDRKTKLAFEREMLGLYVSSHPLAGAERILARSSDATLLEVVNGERRNNDEVRIAGLISKVEKRINKAGNQWAIATVEDLDASIEALLFPKTYPLYVDALVEDTAVTIKGRLNDREGTYSLFVSEMSILDISHISEGEPPVLLTIPEKRVTKELISELKQALRSHRGDTPVRIRVDNPLRSRIFAVDDYPVRVSPEFSGEIKGILGPEAIFY; encoded by the coding sequence GTGACGAACGACCCCTTCGTCCACCTGCACGTTCACACCGAGTACTCGATGCTGGACGGAGCCGCCAAGCTCAGGCCGCTGTTCGCGGAGGCAGCCCGGCTGGGCATGCCCGCCGTGGCCATGACCGACCACGGCAACATGTTCGGCTCCTACGAGTTCTGGCAGACCTCCCAGGACTCGGGGGTCAAACCGATCATCGGAATCGAGGCCTACGTGGCGCCCGAATCCCGCTTCCACAAGCAGCGGGTGTACTGGGGGCGGGGCAAGAGCGGCGACGACGCGACCGAAGGCGGCAAGGACGTCTCCGGCGGCGGCCGTTACCTGCACATGACCATGTGGGCGCGTAACGCCAAGGGGCTGCGCAACCTGTTCCGGCTGTCGTCCCTGGCCTCCATCGAGGGCTACTACACCAAGCCTCGCATGGACCTGGACCTGATGGCCCAGCACAGCGAGGGCATCATGGTCACCACCGGCTGCCCCTCGGGCGGAGTGCAGACCCGGCTGCGGCTCGGTCAGGAGCGCGAGGCCGTCGAGTACGCGGGCCAACTCCAGGACATCTTCGGCCGCGACTCGGTGTTCCTTGAGCTGATGGACCACGGCATCGACATCGAACACGAGGTCCGCTCCGGTCTACTGTCGGTCGGCAAGAAGCTGGGGCTGCGCCCCCTGGTCACCAACGACTCCCACTACGTCACCGAGGACCAGGCCTCCGCGCACGACGCGCTGCTGGCCGTGGGCGTCGGCAAGAACCTCGACGACCCCACCCGCTTCCGGTTCAACGGCACCGGCTACTACCTCAAGAGCGCCGACGAGATGCGCGCCCTCAACCACTTCGACGAGTGGGCCGAGGGCTGCCGCAACACCCTGTGGATCGCCGAGCAGGTCGAGGACGGTGCCTACGACGAGGTGTTCCAGCACCGCGACCTGATGCCCCGGTTCCCGGTGCCCGAGGGCGAGACCCAGTCGAGCTGGCTACGCAAGGAGATCGAACGCTGCCTGTACGACAGATACCCCAACGGTCCCAGCCGGGAGGTGCGTGAGCGGATCGAGTACGAGCTGAGCGTCATCGAGGAGATGGGCTTTCCCGCCTACTTCCTCGTCGTCGCCGACATCTGCCAGTACGCGCGCCGTTCTGGGATCGCACTGGGACCCGGACGCGGATCAGCGACCGGCTCGATGGTGGCCTACATCCTCGGTATCACCGACCTCGACCCGCTGGAGCACTCCCTGCTGTTCGAGCGGTTCCTCAATCCCGAGCGCGTGTCGATGCCCGACATCGACCTGGACTTCGACGAGCGCAAGCGCGGCGACATGATCCGCTACGTCACCGAGCGCTACGGCGAAGCCAACACCGCCCAGATCCTCACCTTCGGCACCATCAAGGCGAAGGCGGCCATCAAGGATGCCAACCGCATCCTCGGCTACCCCTACGCGCTCGGCGACAAGATCACCAAGGCGTTCCCTCCGGCCGTCATGGGCAAGGAGATCCCGCTGTCCGCCGTCTTCGACGAGGAGCACCCCCGCTACCACGAGGCGGTCGAACTGCGTCAGCTCATCGAATCCGACGCGGAGGTCCGCAAGGTCTACGAGACCGCCAGCGGTCTGGAGGGCCTGACCCGGGGCACCGGCGTGCACGCCGCGGGCGTCATCCTCTCCTCCGAGCCGCTGCTCGACGTCATCCCGCTGCACAAACGCGACACCGATGGCGCCATCATCACCGGCTTCCCGTACCCCCAGTGCGAGGAGATGGGTCTGCTGAAGATGGACTTCCTGGGCCTGCGCAACCTCACCGTCATCGATGACGCCATCCAGAACGTCAAGGCCAACGAGGGCACGGAAATTAATTTGTCCACCCTGCCGCTGGACAACAAGAAAACCTACGAACTGCTGTCACGCGGCGACACCCTCGGCGTGTTCCAACTCGACGGCGGTCCCATGCGCGCGCTGCTCAAGCGGATGGAACCGAAGAAGTTCGGTGACATCGCCGCTGTCCTCGCCCTGTACCGGCCCGGTCCGATGGCCGCCAACGCGCACAACGACTACGCCGACCGCTCCAACGGACGCCAGGAGGTCACCCCGATCCACCCGGAGCTGAAGGACGCTCTGGATCCGATCCTCTCCGAGTCCTTCCACCTGCTCGTCTACCAGGAGCAGGTGATGGCGATCGCCCAGCAGCTCGCCGGGTACACGCTGGGCGGTGCGGACCTGATGCGCCGCGCGATGGGCAAGAAGAAGAAAGAAGCCCTGGAAAAGGAGTACGTCAAGTTCTCCGAAGGCATGCTCGCCCGGGGATTCTCCAAGGAAGCCATGCAGGCCCTGTGGGACGTCATGCTTCCCTTCTCCGGCTACGCCTTCAACAAGTCGCACACCGCCGGGTACGGACTGGTCTCCTACTGGACCGCCTACCTCAAGGCCAACCATCCGGCGTCCTACATGGCGGCGCTGCTCACCTCGGTGGGCGACGACAAGGACAAGATGGCCGTCTACCTGGCCGAGTGCCGCAAGATGGGTATCCGGGTGCTGCCGCCCGACGTCAACGAGTCGGGTCTGCGCTTCACTCCGGTCGGCAGCGACATCCGCTTCGGCATGGGTGCGGTACGCAACGTGGGCGCCAACGTCGTGGCATCCATCGTCAAGACCCGCGAGGAGAAGGGGAAGTTCACCTCCTTCGTGGACTTCCTGTCCAAGATCGAACTCACCGTCTGCAACAAGCGTGTCATCGAGTCGCTGATCAAGGCGGGCGCGTTCGACTCCCTCGGCCATTCGCGCCTGGACCTGTACCGCCACCACGAGGCGGCGGTCGACGCCATGATCGGCTCCAAGAAGCAGGAGGCCAACGGCCAGTTCGACCTCTTCGGCGGGGGCGACGACGAGGAGGAGGAGAACGCGCCGATCGGCTTCAACATCAACTGGACCGGTGAGGAGTGGGACCGCAAGACCAAACTCGCGTTCGAGCGGGAGATGCTGGGGCTGTACGTGTCCAGCCACCCGCTGGCGGGCGCCGAGCGCATCCTGGCGCGGTCCAGCGACGCCACCCTCCTGGAGGTGGTCAACGGCGAGCGGCGCAACAACGACGAGGTGCGCATCGCCGGACTGATCTCCAAGGTCGAGAAGCGGATCAACAAGGCGGGCAACCAGTGGGCGATCGCCACCGTCGAGGACCTCGACGCCTCGATCGAGGCGCTGCTCTTCCCCAAGACCTATCCGCTGTACGTGGACGCCCTGGTCGAGGACACCGCGGTCACCATCAAGGGGCGGCTCAACGACCGCGAGGGCACCTATTCGCTCTTCGTCTCGGAGATGTCCATCCTGGACATCTCGCACATCTCCGAGGGGGAGCCGCCGGTACTGCTCACCATCCCGGAGAAGCGGGTCACCAAGGAGTTGATCAGCGAACTCAAGCAGGCGCTGCGCAGCCATCGGGGCGACACCCCGGTGCGGATCAGGGTGGACAATCCGCTGCGGTCCCGGATCTTCGCGGTCGACGACTACCCGGTGCGCGTCAGCCCCGAGTTCTCCGGTGAGATCAAGGGAATCCTGGGGCCGGAGGCGATCTTCTACTGA
- a CDS encoding sporulation protein, protein MVFKRFMRALGIGGPTVETVLDSTEVTPGGVLTGRVEITGGDHDTEIEKISLFLEAEVEHEYEYEYEDSEGEEVSGEGEYTSTARWGTLQVCDAFSLPAETKRTFEFELPIPFEAPVTVVGDTPLGGPKIGVRTRLHVDGALDKGDLDAITVRALPVQEKILAAFADLGFSFAKMDLEPGKLIGTEQRLPFHQEIEFGASPHYGDTVGDVELSFVADDEGTFVVLQIGALDDAGHTFRVSHADADEDVDWAELLAARFAAALDR, encoded by the coding sequence ATGGTCTTCAAACGCTTCATGCGTGCCCTCGGCATCGGCGGCCCCACCGTCGAGACCGTGCTCGACTCCACCGAGGTGACCCCCGGCGGAGTCCTCACCGGACGCGTCGAGATCACCGGCGGCGACCACGACACCGAGATCGAGAAGATCTCCCTCTTCCTGGAGGCGGAGGTCGAGCACGAGTACGAGTACGAGTACGAGGACTCCGAAGGCGAGGAGGTGAGCGGGGAAGGCGAGTACACGAGCACCGCGCGCTGGGGGACTCTCCAGGTCTGCGACGCCTTCTCACTGCCCGCCGAGACGAAGAGGACCTTCGAGTTCGAACTCCCCATCCCGTTCGAGGCCCCCGTCACCGTTGTCGGTGACACCCCGCTGGGCGGTCCGAAGATCGGGGTGCGCACCAGACTGCACGTCGACGGCGCCCTGGACAAGGGCGACCTGGACGCGATCACCGTGCGCGCGCTGCCGGTCCAGGAGAAGATCCTGGCGGCCTTCGCCGACCTGGGCTTCTCCTTCGCCAAGATGGACCTGGAGCCGGGCAAGCTCATCGGCACCGAGCAGCGGCTCCCCTTCCACCAGGAGATCGAGTTCGGAGCCAGCCCCCACTACGGCGACACGGTCGGCGACGTCGAGCTGTCCTTCGTCGCCGACGACGAGGGAACCTTCGTCGTCCTCCAGATCGGCGCCCTGGACGACGCCGGCCACACCTTCCGGGTCTCCCACGCCGACGCCGACGAGGACGTCGACTGGGCCGAGTTGCTGGCGGCCCGGTTCGCGGCGGCACTGGACCGCTGA
- a CDS encoding DNA polymerase III subunit gamma and tau: MSIALYRKYRPATFAEVRGQEHVTEPLRQALRNGRVNHAYLFSGPRGCGKTSSARILARSLNCEKGPTPDPCGVCESCVSLAPDGGGSIDVIEIDAASHGGVDDARDLRERAFFAPVNSRYKVYIIDEAHMVTREGFNALLKLVEEPPPHLKFVFATTEPEKVIGTIRSRTHHYPFRLIPPSTLRELMEEILTEEGVPYDPAALPLVVRAGGGSARDSLSILDQLLAGSDERGITREGAVQLLGYTDSGLLGEMVDALGARDGAAVFGLIDRVVEGGHDPRRFAADLLERTRDLVVLNAVPDALDKGLINVPPDAVEQMREQAGRLGAAQLTRAAEILNRGLTEMRGTTSPRLLLELMCSRILLPAVSGPDDELALAARLERLERGGVAPAPPAPHGPAAPAPAAPPAAAQPAPGRPSAPEPVARPEPPAPARPRPAPADDWGTPPPSTPAAAPAPQRPQASASDGSFDDRWPYILDYLASNRKRAAHAIVRDGVRATVLNGRTLVLYFETDGLMRSFVSAGRARDIAEAVQQVCGLEVSVEASTGNPGSAPRVPQAAPPRRPQPVREPAAPPAARPPDRGSAPPDGSAEPRPEAGTGWDDVPAPPSRHEPPARSAPPSPAPEPDPGPAPAGGSDPAPVDDSPHAPEDAVENDLDESAFTGSVLIENELGGKLIEEIDHTR, encoded by the coding sequence GTGAGCATCGCCCTGTACCGCAAGTACCGTCCCGCGACCTTCGCCGAGGTGCGCGGTCAGGAGCACGTCACCGAACCGCTGCGCCAGGCGTTGCGCAACGGACGGGTCAACCACGCCTACCTGTTCAGCGGTCCGCGCGGCTGCGGCAAGACCTCCAGCGCGCGTATCCTGGCCCGCTCGCTCAACTGTGAGAAGGGCCCCACCCCCGACCCGTGCGGGGTGTGCGAGTCGTGTGTGTCGCTGGCCCCCGACGGTGGTGGCAGCATCGACGTCATCGAGATCGACGCCGCCTCGCACGGTGGTGTTGACGACGCGCGTGACCTGCGGGAACGTGCGTTCTTCGCACCGGTGAACTCGCGCTACAAGGTCTACATCATCGACGAGGCGCACATGGTGACCCGCGAGGGTTTCAACGCGCTGCTCAAACTCGTCGAGGAGCCGCCGCCGCACCTGAAGTTCGTCTTCGCCACGACCGAGCCCGAGAAGGTCATCGGTACGATCCGCTCGCGCACCCACCACTACCCGTTCCGGCTGATCCCGCCGAGCACACTGCGCGAACTCATGGAGGAGATCCTCACCGAGGAGGGCGTGCCCTACGACCCCGCCGCGCTGCCGCTCGTGGTGCGCGCCGGCGGCGGCTCCGCGCGTGACTCGCTGTCCATCCTCGACCAGCTCCTCGCGGGCTCCGACGAACGCGGAATCACCCGCGAGGGCGCGGTGCAACTGCTCGGCTACACCGACTCCGGCCTGCTCGGCGAGATGGTCGACGCGCTCGGCGCGCGTGACGGGGCGGCGGTGTTCGGGCTGATCGACCGCGTGGTCGAGGGCGGGCACGATCCCCGACGCTTCGCCGCCGACCTGCTGGAACGCACCCGCGACCTGGTGGTGCTCAACGCCGTGCCCGACGCGTTGGACAAGGGGCTGATCAACGTGCCGCCCGACGCGGTCGAGCAGATGCGCGAGCAGGCGGGCCGTCTGGGTGCGGCGCAGTTGACCCGGGCGGCCGAGATCCTCAACCGGGGGCTGACCGAGATGCGCGGGACCACCTCGCCCCGGCTGCTCCTGGAGTTGATGTGCTCCCGCATCCTGCTTCCCGCCGTGTCCGGTCCCGACGACGAACTGGCGCTGGCGGCCCGACTGGAGCGGTTGGAGCGCGGCGGTGTCGCTCCGGCGCCTCCCGCCCCGCACGGCCCGGCGGCTCCCGCTCCGGCCGCGCCCCCGGCCGCCGCCCAGCCCGCACCGGGCCGTCCGAGCGCGCCCGAGCCAGTCGCACGGCCGGAACCACCGGCCCCGGCCCGGCCGCGTCCGGCCCCGGCGGACGACTGGGGGACTCCTCCCCCGAGTACGCCTGCGGCCGCTCCGGCTCCGCAGCGGCCGCAGGCTTCGGCGTCGGACGGGTCGTTCGACGACCGGTGGCCGTACATCCTGGACTACCTGGCGAGCAACCGGAAGCGGGCGGCGCACGCCATCGTCCGCGACGGGGTGCGCGCCACCGTCCTGAACGGGCGCACGCTCGTCCTCTACTTCGAGACCGACGGCCTGATGCGCAGTTTCGTCTCGGCCGGACGGGCCAGGGACATCGCCGAGGCGGTGCAGCAGGTGTGCGGCCTGGAGGTCTCCGTGGAGGCATCCACGGGGAATCCGGGCAGTGCCCCGCGGGTCCCGCAGGCCGCCCCGCCCCGGCGTCCGCAGCCGGTCCGGGAACCGGCCGCGCCGCCTGCCGCGCGACCGCCGGACCGGGGCTCGGCGCCCCCGGACGGGAGCGCCGAGCCCCGGCCGGAGGCCGGGACCGGCTGGGACGACGTTCCGGCGCCTCCGTCGCGCCACGAACCGCCGGCCCGGTCGGCTCCTCCGTCTCCGGCGCCGGAGCCCGATCCCGGACCGGCTCCGGCGGGCGGGTCCGATCCCGCGCCGGTCGACGACTCCCCGCACGCTCCCGAGGACGCGGTCGAGAACGACCTCGACGAGAGCGCCTTCACCGGTTCCGTCCTGATCGAGAACGAACTGGGCGGCAAGCTCATCGAGGAGATCGACCACACCCGCTGA
- a CDS encoding acyltransferase family protein — MDKNSPSQQIRPPARPTPSRHSTPDPVRRATATDRPTAPPPNVSAASPAEAAAPPRPRLHYLDHLRAALTVLVVLHHASLAYSNIPAWYYIDPVDDPSSTLLDVFLVLNQAFFMGFFFLVSGFFTPGSHDRKGARGFLRGRLIRLGVPLLLYLLLVRPVVYLGIYLTDPDGTPYWLFYVKTWEPGPMWFVEVLLVFALAYALIRRFRLTRRTAPATAVRRAGPTPAPGPLAVAGFVTVLALTTYLWRTVVPMGTTWPIIGLPTPAFMPQYVLMFAAGVLAFRRGWLNAVPRWAGWGGAGAALLMAPVYVLLLGALRDTALPPGSWQSLVLAVAENVLATGAVLALLALFQRWLNRRSAVWTFLSEQAYAVYFLHPLVLIGLNHAFSLWEAPAVAKFAAVGTLALPLCWGAAYLLRSLPRADRVF; from the coding sequence ATGGACAAAAACAGTCCGAGTCAACAGATCCGGCCACCGGCCCGGCCGACTCCCTCGCGCCACAGCACACCCGACCCGGTTCGGAGAGCCACGGCAACGGACCGGCCCACCGCTCCTCCGCCGAACGTCAGCGCCGCCTCCCCGGCCGAGGCCGCCGCACCGCCCCGCCCGCGACTGCACTACCTCGACCACCTACGCGCCGCGTTGACGGTGCTGGTGGTGCTCCACCACGCCTCCCTCGCCTACAGCAACATCCCGGCCTGGTACTACATCGACCCCGTCGACGACCCCAGCAGCACCCTGCTGGATGTCTTCCTCGTCCTCAACCAGGCATTCTTCATGGGGTTCTTCTTCTTGGTCTCCGGGTTCTTCACGCCTGGCTCCCATGACCGCAAGGGGGCCCGCGGCTTCCTGCGCGGCAGGCTGATACGGCTGGGAGTGCCGCTGCTGCTCTACCTGCTGCTGGTGCGCCCCGTGGTCTACCTGGGGATCTACCTGACCGATCCCGATGGGACGCCCTACTGGCTCTTCTACGTGAAGACGTGGGAGCCGGGTCCGATGTGGTTCGTCGAGGTGCTGCTGGTGTTCGCCCTGGCGTACGCGCTGATCAGGCGGTTCCGGCTCACACGCAGAACCGCGCCCGCGACGGCGGTCCGCCGGGCCGGGCCGACTCCTGCGCCCGGACCGCTGGCTGTCGCCGGCTTCGTGACCGTCCTGGCGCTGACCACCTACCTGTGGCGCACCGTGGTGCCGATGGGCACCACCTGGCCGATCATCGGACTGCCCACCCCCGCCTTCATGCCGCAGTACGTCCTGATGTTCGCCGCGGGTGTGCTGGCCTTCCGCAGGGGCTGGCTGAACGCCGTCCCGCGCTGGGCGGGCTGGGGCGGAGCGGGCGCCGCACTACTCATGGCGCCGGTCTACGTGCTCCTGTTGGGCGCTCTGCGCGACACGGCACTCCCGCCCGGCAGTTGGCAGTCGCTGGTGCTGGCCGTTGCGGAGAACGTCCTGGCCACAGGCGCCGTGCTGGCATTACTGGCCCTGTTCCAGCGGTGGCTCAACCGCCGTTCGGCCGTGTGGACGTTCCTGTCCGAGCAGGCTTACGCGGTCTACTTCCTGCATCCGCTGGTGCTGATCGGACTGAACCACGCCTTCTCCTTGTGGGAGGCTCCGGCAGTCGCCAAGTTCGCCGCAGTGGGCACGCTCGCACTACCGCTGTGCTGGGGCGCGGCCTATCTGCTGCGCTCGCTGCCCCGCGCCGATCGCGTGTTCTAG